A single Salmo trutta chromosome 14, fSalTru1.1, whole genome shotgun sequence DNA region contains:
- the rpl10a gene encoding 60S ribosomal protein L10a, translating to MSKVSRDMLYEVVKEVQAGSLAKPRKFTESVELQISLKNYDPQKDKRFSGTVRLKTTPRPKFSVCILGDQQHCDEAKAAELPHMDIEALKKLNKNKKMVKKLAKKYDAFLASESLIKQIPRILGPGLNKAGKFPSLLTHNENLNVKVDEVKSTIKFQMKKVLCLAVAVGHVKMSEEELVYNIHLAVNFLVSLLKKNWQNVRALYVKSTMGKPQRLY from the exons ATGAG TAAGGTATCCAGGGATATGCTCTATGAGGTGGTCAAGGAGGTCCAGGCGGGATCTCTGGCCAAGCCACGCAA GTTCACGGAATCCGTAGAACTCCAGATCAGCTTGAAGAACTACGATCCCCAGAAGGACAAGCGTTTCTCTGGCACCGTCAG ACTGAAGACCACCCCCAGGCCCAAGTTCTCTGTGTGCATCCTGGGAGACCAGCAGCATTGTGACGAGGCAAAGGCTGCAGAGCTGCCACACATGGACATTGAGGCCCTCAAGAAGCTCAACAAGAACAAGAAAATGGTGAAGAAGCTGG CAAAGAAGTACGATGCCTTCCTGGCCTCTGAGTCTCTGATCAAACAGATCCCTCGTATCCTGGGGCCTGGGCTCAACAAGGCTGGCAAGTTCCCCTCCCTGCTCACCCACAACGAGAACCTCAACGTCAAGGTTGATGAGGTCAAGTCCACCATCAAGTTCCAGATGAAGAAG GTGCTGTGTCTGGCGGTGGCAGTGGGTCACGTGAAGATGTCTGAGGAAGAGCTGGTGTACAACATCCACCTGGCGGTTAACTTCCTGGTGTCTCTGCTGAAGAAGAACTGGCAGAACGTCCGTGCCCTCTACGTCAAGAGCACCATGGGAAAGCCCCAGCGTCTCTACTAG